In Hyphomicrobium denitrificans 1NES1, one DNA window encodes the following:
- a CDS encoding PepSY domain-containing protein, translating into MHKALTLSTLAALLFVTGSALADDHHKNRLNIPVEKWLSTSDVTQKLTAQGYNVTKIEADDGVYEFDALDANGVRIEGHANPATGEVLTGYDD; encoded by the coding sequence ATGCATAAGGCTCTGACGCTTTCCACTCTCGCCGCTCTGTTGTTTGTCACAGGTTCTGCACTTGCCGACGACCACCACAAGAACCGCCTCAATATCCCAGTAGAAAAATGGCTTTCGACGTCGGACGTCACTCAGAAGCTTACGGCACAAGGCTACAACGTGACGAAGATCGAGGCCGATGACGGGGTTTATGAGTTCGATGCGCTTGATGCCAACGGCGTCCGCATCGAAGGTCACGCAAACCCGGCCACCGGAGAAGTGCTCACCGGCTACGATGACTAG
- a CDS encoding PepSY domain-containing protein translates to MRYSSRFLMAAALTTLLFAGGTVISTADDDDARDHEIARQALVEGRIRPLTEITEAFKTQFAGEIVGVELEAKGPDRFVYEFKVLTPEGKLKEVKVDAKTAKILKVEDDD, encoded by the coding sequence ATGCGCTACTCATCTCGCTTCCTCATGGCCGCCGCCCTGACGACGCTGCTTTTCGCCGGCGGCACCGTCATCTCAACCGCCGACGACGATGACGCCCGCGATCATGAAATCGCGCGCCAGGCACTTGTCGAAGGCCGCATCCGGCCGCTGACCGAGATCACGGAAGCTTTCAAAACTCAATTTGCGGGCGAAATCGTCGGCGTCGAGCTCGAGGCCAAAGGTCCCGATAGGTTCGTCTACGAATTTAAAGTTCTGACCCCCGAAGGAAAGCTCAAGGAAGTCAAGGTCGACGCAAAAACCGCGAAAATTCTCAAGGTCGAGGATGACGACTGA
- a CDS encoding response regulator transcription factor — translation MRILVVEDEPKILHSVVTALTAANYNTDAARDGETAWFRGDTEDYDLVILDLGLPKMDGLSVLKRWRAAGKMMPVLVLTARGAWSERVDGIDAGADDYLTKPFHVEELMARVRALIRRSVGYGSPVIEAGALTLDTRQMRVSLNGAQISVSPLEYRLIAYLLHHKGRVVPPSELIEHLYGDDDARDANALEAVVTRLRKKLGQDLIETRRGFGYVVSDAPA, via the coding sequence ATGCGCATTCTTGTCGTCGAAGACGAGCCGAAGATCCTGCATAGCGTGGTGACGGCGTTGACGGCCGCCAATTATAACACCGACGCCGCAAGGGATGGCGAAACGGCCTGGTTCCGCGGCGACACTGAAGACTACGATCTTGTCATCCTCGATCTTGGCTTACCGAAAATGGATGGGCTTTCGGTACTCAAGCGTTGGCGCGCCGCCGGCAAGATGATGCCGGTTCTCGTGCTTACTGCGCGCGGTGCCTGGTCCGAGCGTGTCGACGGCATCGATGCCGGCGCCGACGACTATCTGACAAAGCCCTTTCACGTTGAAGAATTGATGGCCCGCGTGCGGGCGCTCATCCGTCGCTCCGTCGGGTATGGATCGCCGGTCATCGAAGCGGGCGCGCTGACGCTCGATACCCGGCAGATGCGTGTCTCGCTCAATGGGGCGCAGATTTCGGTTTCGCCTCTCGAATACAGATTGATAGCCTATCTCCTGCATCACAAGGGCCGCGTCGTGCCGCCTTCCGAGCTCATTGAGCACCTCTATGGCGACGACGACGCGCGCGATGCAAACGCGCTTGAAGCGGTCGTGACGCGGCTGCGCAAGAAGCTCGGGCAGGACCTCATCGAGACGCGCCGGGGCTTCGGCTACGTTGTTTCGGACGCGCCCGCATGA
- a CDS encoding sensor histidine kinase, with the protein MSFRSLRLRLLIAGAVSILIALGLAAFGLTLLFERHVERRIDAELTVYLNQLVANLTLEPSGELAVHRPPADPRFEEPLSGLYWQIDVGLVGKTLRSRSLWDSALTLPPEREVDDVPHHYRVPGPGGEELYLLQKSIELPPRLNGSRVRVAVAWRAEEIRNSVRDFASELVPFLILIGLLLIAAAWAQVTIGLRPLAAIRRKLGAIRSGHARRLESGFPAEVQPLAEEIDGLLDAREKAIERAKARAADLAHGLKTPLQVLNGEIERLRGKGETEIAADISSLADAMRRHVDRELARARLSYVSRNASANLRSVVDRVVRVVKRTPQGQKLDWDINVGESLTAPIETDDLSEALGNLVENSVRHARTRISISAGAEAKQIFIVVADDGPGIAEDHRSTVLARGQRLDTQSEGAGLGLAIVSDLAEATGGQLILDDANPGLIAKLQFPADLDPPEGKSKS; encoded by the coding sequence ATGAGCTTTCGCTCCCTCCGCCTGCGCCTCCTCATCGCGGGTGCTGTTTCGATCCTAATCGCGCTCGGGCTCGCCGCGTTCGGGCTGACGCTGCTTTTCGAGCGGCACGTCGAACGCAGGATCGATGCGGAGCTCACCGTCTATTTGAATCAGCTCGTCGCCAACCTCACGTTGGAGCCATCGGGCGAGCTTGCCGTTCATCGTCCACCCGCCGATCCTCGTTTCGAGGAACCGCTATCGGGTCTCTATTGGCAGATCGACGTCGGACTTGTCGGCAAAACACTGAGGTCGCGTTCGCTCTGGGATAGTGCCCTTACGTTGCCTCCCGAGCGCGAGGTTGACGATGTGCCGCATCATTATCGCGTACCGGGCCCAGGCGGAGAAGAACTCTATCTGCTGCAGAAGAGCATCGAATTGCCGCCACGTCTCAACGGCTCGAGAGTGCGCGTCGCCGTCGCCTGGAGGGCCGAGGAAATCCGGAATTCGGTTCGCGACTTCGCGTCCGAGCTTGTTCCTTTCCTCATCCTTATCGGATTGCTTCTCATCGCGGCGGCGTGGGCGCAAGTGACCATTGGATTGCGCCCACTCGCGGCCATTCGCCGGAAGCTCGGTGCAATTCGCTCGGGACATGCCCGGCGACTGGAATCCGGCTTTCCCGCGGAGGTGCAGCCGCTGGCGGAGGAGATCGACGGTCTTCTCGATGCGCGCGAGAAAGCGATCGAACGCGCCAAAGCCAGGGCGGCGGATCTTGCACATGGGCTTAAGACACCGCTGCAGGTTCTCAACGGCGAAATCGAACGCCTGAGGGGCAAGGGCGAGACGGAAATTGCTGCCGACATATCGTCCCTTGCGGATGCGATGCGCCGTCATGTGGATCGCGAGCTTGCGCGCGCCCGGCTCTCCTATGTCTCGCGCAATGCTTCAGCCAACCTGAGGTCTGTCGTCGATCGCGTTGTCCGCGTCGTCAAACGGACTCCGCAAGGACAGAAGCTCGATTGGGACATCAATGTTGGCGAAAGCCTCACGGCACCAATTGAAACCGACGATCTCAGCGAAGCCCTGGGCAACCTCGTCGAGAACTCCGTCCGCCATGCGCGCACGCGCATTTCAATTTCGGCGGGCGCTGAAGCCAAGCAGATTTTCATAGTCGTGGCCGACGACGGCCCCGGCATTGCAGAAGATCATCGATCGACCGTGCTGGCGCGCGGCCAGCGACTCGATACGCAGAGCGAAGGTGCAGGGCTCGGACTCGCGATCGTTTCGGATCTCGCCGAAGCGACCGGCGGCCAACTCATCCTCGACGACGCAAATCCCGGGTTGATTGCAAAACTGCAGTTTCCTGCGGATTTGGACCCGCCAGAAGGTAAGTCCAAGTCTTAG
- a CDS encoding lysozyme inhibitor LprI family protein, with protein MRVGYASAVLAAVVLRSSLAQAHAYAPIDCNKASSPSERTICRNYDLGPQEARLATLFGVATSLVAMGQRGDIQDAQRAWLKTRESCGNDVACLTKAYDARVRNLSGVIESIAARGPF; from the coding sequence ATGCGCGTAGGCTACGCGAGTGCCGTTTTGGCGGCTGTAGTGCTTCGATCATCCCTCGCACAGGCGCACGCCTACGCGCCGATTGATTGCAACAAGGCAAGCTCGCCATCCGAACGAACAATCTGTCGAAACTACGACTTGGGTCCGCAGGAAGCCCGGCTGGCGACGCTTTTCGGAGTGGCGACGTCGCTTGTCGCGATGGGACAGCGCGGCGACATTCAGGACGCGCAACGCGCTTGGTTGAAGACGCGGGAGTCCTGCGGAAACGACGTCGCGTGTCTTACGAAAGCTTATGATGCACGCGTTCGCAATCTTAGCGGCGTCATTGAAAGCATAGCCGCGCGCGGGCCGTTCTGA
- a CDS encoding MarR family winged helix-turn-helix transcriptional regulator — protein sequence MSQNNAAYFQRSILHLLRRVDQCATQLYSNETSDSDLTLRQLAIMTAISREDDLSQTDLVTITGIDRSTVAGIVSRLIRKGLLERRRSPVDGRAYCVRLSKRGLKAVAGADRLYTRIEKKLLSGVSAADAHQFVSTLKNILGAQTA from the coding sequence ATGAGCCAGAACAACGCGGCATACTTTCAGCGGTCGATCTTGCATCTTCTGCGCCGCGTAGATCAGTGCGCGACCCAGCTTTACTCAAATGAAACAAGCGATAGCGATCTGACCCTCAGGCAGCTCGCTATCATGACCGCGATCTCGCGTGAGGACGATTTGAGCCAGACCGATCTTGTCACGATCACCGGCATCGACCGGTCGACCGTCGCAGGTATCGTCAGCAGGCTAATCCGTAAAGGGCTCCTCGAGCGCCGGCGCTCGCCCGTCGATGGACGCGCGTACTGCGTAAGGCTCTCGAAACGCGGGCTCAAGGCAGTTGCAGGTGCCGACCGCCTTTACACGCGGATTGAGAAAAAACTTCTTTCCGGAGTCTCCGCGGCGGACGCCCACCAATTCGTATCAACGCTAAAAAACATTCTCGGCGCGCAGACCGCGTGA
- a CDS encoding helix-turn-helix domain-containing protein yields MTHRAATMALVSTASVHPRDRFDYWHEVACRAMVPFECRPRDRAGFEGEISSVPFAGAFLTISSNNGVTSWRTARQIAQSKDSIFICSQVSGSTRVSQNGRDALLQSGDLTLVDNTAPSSVVSSIGSKKLVIELDRRNFEARLGRIAQWTARRVDGASGAGALASNFIQLLPAQLSLLSDTAQSQISHQLIDLVALALTESDGNATTRSSGRLISLLRLKAVVDANLTNPNVTCEELAAAAGISVRYANQLLDAEETSLQRLLFSRRIVKCQEALVDPAQTHRQISDIAYSWGFGDVSHFGRLFKSVTGLTPRGYRLQALKSAAGR; encoded by the coding sequence GTGACACACCGCGCCGCTACGATGGCCTTGGTGTCGACAGCGTCCGTGCACCCGCGGGACCGGTTCGACTACTGGCATGAGGTGGCGTGCCGGGCCATGGTCCCATTCGAATGCCGGCCGCGCGACCGCGCCGGCTTCGAGGGGGAGATCAGCTCGGTGCCGTTCGCAGGAGCTTTCCTCACAATCTCCAGCAACAATGGCGTGACCAGCTGGCGGACTGCCCGTCAGATCGCGCAGTCGAAGGATTCCATTTTCATCTGCTCGCAAGTCTCCGGAAGCACGAGGGTCAGCCAGAACGGCCGCGATGCTCTTTTACAAAGCGGCGATCTGACCCTCGTCGACAATACTGCGCCGAGCAGCGTTGTGAGTTCGATCGGATCAAAGAAGCTCGTGATCGAGCTCGATCGCCGAAATTTCGAAGCGCGCCTGGGCCGCATCGCGCAATGGACGGCGCGGCGCGTCGACGGGGCCAGCGGAGCCGGTGCACTCGCGTCGAATTTCATTCAGCTGCTTCCGGCACAACTGTCGCTGCTCAGCGATACCGCCCAGAGTCAGATCTCGCATCAGCTCATTGATCTGGTGGCCTTGGCGCTTACGGAAAGCGATGGTAACGCCACAACACGCTCCTCCGGGCGCCTTATCTCGCTCCTGCGGCTCAAGGCTGTCGTCGATGCCAATCTCACAAACCCCAACGTGACGTGTGAGGAACTCGCGGCCGCGGCCGGCATCTCGGTGCGCTACGCCAACCAGCTGCTCGATGCCGAAGAAACATCGCTGCAACGGCTCTTGTTCAGCCGAAGAATTGTCAAATGCCAGGAAGCACTTGTCGATCCCGCTCAAACACATCGGCAGATCAGCGACATTGCGTATTCCTGGGGCTTCGGAGACGTTTCACACTTCGGGCGGCTGTTCAAAAGCGTAACGGGCCTGACGCCCCGCGGCTACCGGCTGCAAGCGCTGAAGTCGGCTGCAGGCCGTTAG
- a CDS encoding extensin-like domain-containing protein, with translation MSARHEVLMRARALQTLAIARAVRFLIRTSTNLSRAVFIGLVVLVVLHAYLIKREPAPPSIEIVRTHPFASPETPAQQSHPPSGPENTKTEQAPSPSQPADQKTPAPLPPALQKAPAWTESEIADAKAECARLLDKMTVVTEPLPPAREGTCGAPAPRELQSIGESKVKFQPPATLRCPMIAALNTWVSDKLQPAAKRSFGSPIVRILAGSYSCRNRYGLARAPISEHALMNAIDISGFVLENGKIVRVSRSWTAHNDEESRDAPKAGVAHMRAKTVTVVAVRVGAPNSVAHGADDSSKTKPDDAKKPEKDATSEFLHVAHDEACKIFGTVLGPDANAAHHDHFHLDMKERKYRSICQ, from the coding sequence TTGAGCGCCCGGCACGAAGTTCTGATGCGCGCTAGGGCGCTGCAAACTCTGGCGATTGCCAGAGCCGTCAGATTCCTCATTCGGACTTCTACCAATCTCTCACGCGCGGTTTTCATCGGGCTTGTCGTACTCGTCGTCCTACACGCTTATCTGATCAAACGCGAGCCGGCCCCTCCGTCCATCGAAATCGTACGGACACATCCTTTCGCGTCTCCGGAAACTCCAGCGCAGCAGTCCCACCCCCCATCGGGGCCCGAGAACACGAAGACGGAGCAGGCACCCTCTCCGTCGCAACCGGCCGATCAAAAAACTCCGGCACCTCTTCCGCCTGCGCTGCAGAAGGCGCCCGCGTGGACCGAAAGCGAAATCGCGGACGCCAAAGCTGAATGCGCGCGGCTGCTCGACAAGATGACCGTCGTTACCGAGCCGCTTCCTCCCGCAAGAGAGGGCACGTGTGGCGCGCCGGCGCCGCGAGAGCTTCAGAGTATCGGCGAAAGCAAAGTGAAATTTCAGCCGCCTGCAACACTCCGGTGTCCGATGATCGCGGCGCTAAATACCTGGGTTTCAGACAAGCTGCAGCCCGCTGCCAAGAGAAGCTTCGGCTCACCGATCGTGCGCATATTGGCGGGGTCCTACTCATGCCGAAATCGCTATGGATTGGCACGCGCGCCGATCAGCGAGCATGCCTTGATGAATGCCATCGATATCTCGGGATTCGTTCTCGAAAACGGCAAGATCGTCCGGGTTTCGAGATCATGGACTGCGCACAATGATGAAGAATCCAGAGACGCTCCGAAAGCAGGGGTTGCACATATGCGCGCAAAAACCGTGACTGTCGTTGCGGTTCGGGTCGGTGCTCCCAATTCCGTCGCGCATGGGGCCGACGACAGTTCGAAGACCAAGCCTGATGACGCTAAAAAACCCGAGAAGGACGCGACTTCAGAGTTTCTGCATGTGGCCCATGACGAGGCCTGCAAGATATTCGGGACCGTCCTCGGTCCCGACGCAAACGCGGCACACCACGATCACTTTCATCTCGACATGAAAGAGCGAAAATATCGCTCGATCTGCCAGTAA
- a CDS encoding tetratricopeptide repeat protein: MNRKERRRALATSRAAPHQIDPAAAADYRDAVHYLQAGEWLKSEMAHRRVLAKAPGHPPTLHHLGLIAYKCNDGVRAVEYIRQSLDSDPRYHQAWLNLAIILADLKRSKEAIEACKQCVALQPKNSAAFEVLGNLLRVAQNDAEAMEAYLTSLRLQPEQPRVLARLAEMMLQSGNVPDALAYCRRALKVDPTLSELRRLEQRILATSGSMHDVEAALATQAASPAELAKGLNDLGDYLRTQWRYEDAIDVYSRAALADPASADALLNMALAFTSLGRKEEALASYQAGLAIDPDRAEAYADVGNLLRGMRMSTGAIQAYEKAIELEPTLAVAHYNLAVTLKERERYDEARAAFIKSVEHAPDSIVHRFELANLRRVLCDWDGLDREEQECLDQFRQRGAHVAPFQLISTPATRADQLEAGQRHAATLAAPDALRFKDHRGRLGMGQRIRVGFLSADFFNHATAMLLVEVLENIDRSRFELFGYCFSPDDGTDLRRRIIAAFDRYVQIGTMTDRSAAHAIHEDGIDILVDLKGYTRDGRPEILTYRPAPIQVNYLGYPCTMGMDGIDYILTDPIVAPMEHQAGYSERIVHLPDCYQPNDRKRKISETPVTRADFGLPEDAFVFCSFNNSYKLNATMFDVWMSLLRRVAGSVLWLLVPTSACRENLRREAAARGVDPDRLVFASRLPIAEHLARHRLADLFLDALPCNAHTTASDALWAGLPVLTAMGETFSGRVAASLLTAAGLPELVTGSLADYAEAALALAQDKTKLADLRAKLARQRETAPLFDSTRYTRYFESALSTMAEIARAGEPPRSFAVTD, encoded by the coding sequence ATGAACCGCAAAGAGCGACGGCGTGCGCTCGCGACGTCTCGCGCAGCGCCACATCAGATTGACCCGGCGGCCGCGGCCGACTATCGCGACGCCGTGCACTACTTGCAGGCTGGCGAGTGGCTGAAATCGGAAATGGCGCATCGCCGTGTCCTGGCGAAGGCGCCGGGCCATCCCCCGACACTCCATCACCTCGGGCTGATCGCTTACAAATGCAACGATGGTGTGCGAGCCGTCGAGTATATTCGACAGAGTCTCGATTCCGATCCTCGGTATCATCAGGCGTGGTTGAACCTCGCCATCATTCTTGCCGACCTCAAGCGCTCGAAAGAAGCGATCGAAGCCTGCAAGCAGTGCGTGGCGCTGCAACCCAAGAATTCGGCAGCCTTTGAAGTGCTGGGCAACCTCCTGCGCGTCGCCCAGAACGACGCGGAAGCGATGGAGGCATATCTGACCTCGCTGCGTCTGCAACCCGAACAACCGAGGGTACTGGCGCGGCTTGCGGAGATGATGCTGCAAAGCGGCAATGTTCCGGATGCGCTGGCGTATTGCCGCCGGGCGCTGAAAGTCGATCCTACGCTTTCGGAGTTGCGGCGGCTCGAGCAGCGCATACTCGCGACGTCAGGCTCGATGCACGACGTTGAGGCTGCACTCGCTACTCAGGCGGCAAGTCCGGCAGAACTGGCCAAAGGCTTGAACGATCTCGGTGACTATCTTCGCACGCAATGGCGCTATGAGGATGCCATCGATGTCTACAGCCGGGCCGCGCTCGCCGATCCGGCCTCGGCTGACGCGTTGCTCAACATGGCGCTCGCGTTCACGAGTCTCGGGCGCAAGGAGGAGGCGCTCGCGAGCTATCAGGCGGGCCTTGCGATCGACCCCGATCGCGCCGAAGCGTATGCCGACGTCGGCAACTTGCTTCGTGGCATGAGGATGTCGACTGGCGCAATCCAGGCGTACGAGAAGGCGATCGAACTCGAGCCGACGCTGGCCGTCGCGCACTACAATCTCGCAGTGACACTGAAGGAGCGCGAACGCTACGACGAGGCGCGCGCAGCATTCATCAAATCGGTCGAGCACGCGCCGGACTCGATCGTTCACCGCTTCGAACTGGCAAACCTGCGGCGCGTTCTCTGCGATTGGGATGGATTGGATCGTGAGGAGCAGGAGTGTCTCGATCAGTTCCGGCAGCGGGGAGCGCACGTCGCACCCTTCCAGCTGATCTCGACACCCGCAACGCGCGCCGATCAATTGGAAGCAGGGCAGCGCCATGCTGCAACGCTTGCGGCACCTGACGCATTGCGCTTCAAAGACCATCGCGGTCGACTGGGCATGGGCCAGCGCATTCGCGTCGGATTCCTGTCCGCGGATTTTTTCAACCATGCGACTGCGATGCTGCTCGTCGAGGTCCTGGAGAACATTGATCGCAGCCGGTTTGAGCTGTTCGGATATTGCTTCAGCCCCGACGACGGCACGGATTTGCGCCGGCGCATCATTGCTGCGTTCGACCGCTATGTGCAGATCGGCACTATGACCGACCGGAGCGCTGCGCACGCAATCCACGAAGACGGCATTGATATTCTCGTCGACCTCAAGGGCTATACGCGGGACGGCCGGCCGGAAATTCTCACCTACAGGCCGGCGCCTATTCAGGTGAACTATCTCGGCTATCCGTGCACGATGGGCATGGATGGCATCGATTACATCCTGACGGACCCGATCGTCGCGCCGATGGAGCATCAGGCGGGTTATTCGGAGCGGATCGTGCATCTGCCGGATTGCTATCAGCCGAACGACCGGAAGCGAAAGATTTCCGAAACGCCCGTGACGCGCGCCGATTTCGGGTTGCCCGAGGATGCCTTCGTCTTTTGCTCATTCAACAATAGCTACAAGCTGAACGCGACGATGTTCGACGTCTGGATGTCGCTGCTGCGGAGGGTTGCTGGCTCCGTGCTATGGCTTCTGGTTCCGACCAGTGCTTGCCGCGAGAACCTGCGGCGCGAGGCGGCTGCCCGCGGCGTCGATCCGGACCGGCTCGTTTTTGCGAGCCGCCTGCCGATTGCCGAGCATCTGGCACGGCATCGTCTCGCCGACCTGTTTCTCGACGCGCTTCCCTGTAACGCCCACACGACTGCGAGCGACGCATTGTGGGCGGGTTTGCCGGTGCTTACTGCGATGGGGGAAACGTTCTCGGGCCGCGTCGCGGCAAGTCTGCTGACGGCGGCCGGTTTGCCGGAACTCGTTACGGGAAGCCTCGCAGACTATGCGGAGGCCGCGCTCGCCCTGGCGCAGGATAAAACCAAGCTTGCCGATCTCCGAGCGAAACTTGCGAGACAGCGTGAGACTGCTCCGCTGTTCGACAGCACCCGCTACACGCGTTATTTCGAAAGCGCTCTCTCGACAATGGCCGAGATCGCTCGTGCTGGCGAACCGCCGCGTTCGTTTGCCGTTACGGATTAG